A genomic segment from Propionibacteriaceae bacterium ZF39 encodes:
- a CDS encoding type II CAAX endopeptidase family protein yields the protein MTTTHPQSLPQALTERDLPPHEYQQRLAIERPAVWRGIVALLLLIIGLFVFSAIGGVIGTMIDLVTGRLDPTQPPAGVTPAVIGGAMAGLAMLTPWSMLLQKWFFKVPMRSLHSLRNLFRWRLLARTALIVVPLWAAFQLLSPVLMPQPTTTYPLGDVIALIVIALTLTPLQSAGEEYAFRGLAFRIAASWGLGPRSGLVIGIVVSSALFMIGHAALDPWLNLYYFVFGITLAIITWRTGGIEIAVLLHAVNNVSVFLLSAIMSYDMNAGFDRSAGVASPAMLVPCAMLILIAGVVCWRTRSGAARTAPVTRG from the coding sequence ATGACAACGACGCACCCGCAATCCCTACCCCAGGCCCTGACCGAACGTGATCTCCCACCGCACGAATACCAGCAGCGCCTCGCCATCGAGCGGCCCGCCGTGTGGCGCGGCATCGTGGCGCTGCTCCTGCTGATCATCGGCCTGTTCGTCTTTTCCGCGATCGGCGGTGTCATCGGCACCATGATCGATCTGGTCACCGGCCGCCTGGACCCGACCCAGCCTCCGGCCGGCGTGACGCCCGCCGTCATCGGCGGCGCGATGGCCGGCCTGGCGATGCTGACGCCCTGGAGCATGCTGCTGCAGAAGTGGTTCTTCAAGGTGCCGATGCGATCGCTGCACTCGCTGCGCAATCTCTTCCGGTGGCGGCTGCTCGCCCGCACGGCCCTGATCGTGGTGCCCCTGTGGGCGGCGTTCCAGTTGCTCTCCCCCGTGCTCATGCCGCAGCCGACAACGACCTATCCCCTGGGCGATGTGATCGCGCTCATCGTGATCGCGTTGACCCTCACGCCGCTGCAGTCGGCGGGTGAGGAATATGCCTTCCGCGGCCTGGCGTTCCGCATCGCTGCCTCCTGGGGGCTCGGCCCGCGCAGCGGCCTGGTGATCGGAATCGTGGTGAGCAGCGCGCTGTTCATGATCGGTCACGCCGCGTTGGATCCGTGGCTCAACCTCTACTACTTCGTGTTCGGGATCACCCTCGCGATCATCACCTGGCGCACGGGCGGCATCGAGATCGCTGTCCTCCTGCACGCCGTCAACAACGTGTCCGTGTTCCTGCTCTCGGCGATCATGTCGTATGACATGAATGCCGGATTCGACCGCTCCGCCGGCGTCGCCAGCCCGGCCATGCTCGTCCCGTGCGCAATGCTGATCCTGATCGCCGGAGTGGTGTGCTGGCGTACGCGATCGGGTGCCGCCCGCACCGCCCCTGTCACCCGGGGCTGA
- a CDS encoding histidine kinase produces MQNWPVTNARRFEVYVRWSLYVLLLAVPLQYAAMLVGGSAGGAQGRTLVHLVTLVGLALILTAFNVLAARWSFDRVMQGPAPVPRKFVVCWAISCLALAAGTVALLIPETAIFLWYLVGCVIGAASPLISARRTVIISLVLTVVALALALAVTPGALVGLAFSLIVIWTAWSMGWMLRVLRELQRAHEVETQLGLAEERLRISRDLHDVFGRTLATISVKSELAAELSRRGLHERAADEMAQIRQIANTAGAEVRRVVRGERQAGWSDEIEGARALLASAGIRCVVAGEDVPEKYAETLAWVIREGVTNVLRHSRATQVSITTAVEPDEVALTLTNDGARGTGAAGESTGTGLVAMADRLRGVGGRIEHQQDGDWFVLTASMPLPQEVPA; encoded by the coding sequence ATGCAGAACTGGCCGGTGACCAACGCACGTCGCTTCGAGGTGTACGTGCGTTGGTCGCTGTATGTTCTCCTGCTCGCGGTTCCCCTGCAATACGCAGCCATGCTGGTCGGCGGATCCGCCGGGGGTGCCCAGGGCCGGACGCTCGTCCACTTGGTCACACTCGTGGGGCTGGCCCTGATCCTGACCGCATTCAACGTGCTGGCAGCCAGATGGAGTTTCGACCGGGTGATGCAGGGGCCTGCACCCGTCCCCCGGAAGTTCGTGGTGTGCTGGGCCATCTCCTGCCTCGCCCTCGCGGCGGGCACGGTGGCGCTTCTGATCCCCGAAACCGCGATCTTTCTCTGGTATCTCGTCGGCTGCGTGATCGGCGCCGCCTCCCCGTTGATCAGCGCCCGCCGCACGGTGATCATCAGTCTGGTCCTGACCGTGGTCGCGCTGGCCCTGGCTCTGGCCGTGACGCCGGGTGCACTGGTGGGGCTGGCGTTCTCCCTGATCGTGATCTGGACCGCCTGGTCGATGGGCTGGATGCTTCGGGTGCTGCGCGAACTCCAGCGGGCCCATGAGGTCGAGACCCAACTCGGGCTCGCCGAGGAGCGGCTGCGGATTTCGAGAGACCTGCACGACGTGTTCGGACGTACGCTCGCGACGATCTCGGTGAAGTCCGAACTCGCCGCGGAGCTCTCCCGGCGGGGCCTGCATGAGCGTGCCGCCGATGAGATGGCGCAGATCCGGCAGATCGCGAACACGGCCGGCGCGGAGGTACGCCGGGTCGTCCGCGGCGAACGGCAGGCCGGCTGGAGCGACGAGATCGAGGGAGCTCGGGCGTTGCTCGCCTCGGCAGGTATTCGCTGTGTGGTGGCGGGCGAGGATGTGCCGGAGAAGTACGCCGAGACCCTGGCCTGGGTCATCCGTGAGGGGGTCACCAATGTGTTGCGGCACTCCCGCGCAACGCAGGTGAGCATCACGACCGCCGTCGAGCCCGACGAGGTCGCGCTGACGCTGACCAATGACGGCGCTCGCGGAACCGGGGCGGCCGGGGAATCCACGGGCACCGGCCTCGTGGCCATGGCGGACCGCCTGCGTGGGGTCGGCGGCCGGATCGAACACCAACAGGACGGCGACTGGTTCGTGCTGACCGCTTCCATGCCTCTGCCCCAGGAGGTGCCCGCATGA
- a CDS encoding response regulator transcription factor, translated as MIRVLLADDENLIRDALAGLLGLEEDIEVVARAASGAEALAAAMKHRPDVALLDLQMPEPDGIAVAQRLATDLPDCRCIIVTSHGRPGYLKSALAAGVRGFLPKTVSATTLANVVRSVAAGGRHVDPELAAEAIGAGDSPLSPREADVLAYARDGAPVDEIAVRAALSKGTVRNYLSAAVAKLGATNRHEAVRIATDRGWI; from the coding sequence ATGATCCGGGTGTTGTTGGCCGACGACGAGAACCTCATCCGCGATGCGCTCGCCGGGTTGCTGGGGCTCGAGGAGGACATCGAGGTCGTGGCGCGCGCCGCATCGGGGGCTGAGGCCCTGGCCGCGGCGATGAAGCATCGGCCCGATGTCGCGTTGTTGGACCTGCAGATGCCCGAACCGGACGGCATCGCGGTGGCGCAGCGACTGGCCACGGACCTGCCCGACTGTCGCTGCATCATCGTCACGTCACACGGTCGGCCGGGCTATCTGAAGTCGGCGCTGGCCGCTGGCGTGCGGGGGTTCCTGCCCAAGACGGTGTCGGCGACGACCCTGGCAAATGTGGTGCGAAGCGTCGCGGCCGGGGGTCGTCACGTGGATCCGGAGCTGGCGGCCGAGGCCATCGGCGCGGGCGATTCCCCCCTATCACCCCGAGAAGCCGACGTGCTGGCGTACGCGCGCGATGGCGCGCCGGTCGACGAGATCGCTGTGCGGGCGGCCCTGTCCAAGGGGACGGTACGCAACTATCTGTCCGCGGCCGTCGCCAAGCTCGGCGCGACCAATCGGCATGAGGCTGTTCGGATCGCCACGGACCGTGGCTGGATCTGA